The Oncorhynchus clarkii lewisi isolate Uvic-CL-2024 chromosome 12, UVic_Ocla_1.0, whole genome shotgun sequence genome segment AGCATCTTCACTTACTGTATACTGTGATGTGCAGAGGCTTACTGCATCTTCCAATCCCCTGAAAGGTTGCCTTACAACCAGGCCTTATGTCCCAGTCTAGGAGTTCCAAAACACTCCAGGTAGTGTCATTGACAACTTCTGGACCTGTGGTCCAGTAGATCTCTTCAACACTGGTTGTGTTTCTGCACGACACTGAGATTGGAGATCCATATTTCACCACCACACTCTCAGGGATCAATTTGATAGGACATACCGGCTCCGCTCCTTACAGAGTTAGGAGAAAAGAGAGATACTGAATTACATCATTTAAATACCTGGTAATAACCAACAATAAATCACATCATATTTCAATGAGCAGCGGCAAAAAAGGTAAAGTGTGGTCCAATGGGACATACAGCTGAAAGCCGCCAGTGACTCAGTAGACCAAAATACAGGAAAATGAGCCAGGAAGGATACACTTCCTTCACAAAAATGGACTTTTTTTGCATCTCATTCTTTAGCGGAGCTTTTATGTCACTCTCCCTTCCCCTAATAAGCTCCATCAATAATGTAACACACTTTACAACTAAATAACATACTTCACATGAAGCACATCTCTACGTAACTTCAATGTAACTTCAACTAGTTAAGCAATTATTTATTCAATGAACtggggtttagtgtgtgtgtgtgtgtgtctgtgtgtgtttgcgcacGCATTTCAGTGGTTCTTTAACACTATTGCTGGATTAAGGAATATGACTAAAATACCTAGGAATAGTATTTCTATACATGATGTTGACTCTCAGAATCAGAGAGCACAGAGCCAGGTTATAGCCAGGTTATAGCCAGGTTATGGCAAATAAACCAATATCTACCTTTGTAGCCTATTTCATCTCAACAATGTGCGTCTACTAGTGTGGTATTTTTTTCTCATCATATTTTAGAGTAAACAAAATAAAGTTGTCAGGCAATTTGTATGAAGATGAGCACGTTAACATGTTCTATAGTGGACACCACCGATCACTTCCCGTTCAGTGCGCTACAAAAACTTACTTGATTCTGATCCATTCAACAGCGACAACAGTTCCAAAGTCAAAGCCAATGAAATAAGGCGATTTAGGTACAAATCCTTCATTGCCTGAGCTCGAGGCTTTGTAAGCCGCCTGGATGTCTATCGGCCCGTTATTTAGCAGcctctaaatatatatattcgAGTGCTTTTCTCTAGTTCATTGGAAGTTGCAGCCGAGCGGCGCCGAATTGTTGACTTATTTAACGAAAGTGCAGCCAGCACAGCACATTCACTCTATCCCTCAACTCCACTCCCTCTTAAATATAATAGAAAACAACCCTCCCCCACAAGCACCAGGCCGTTTCTAAATGTGTTATTCAATTATGGAACGAGAAACCACATCAATAGCCTAGATAGGCTATACATAACGACATTTCAGAAAGCAGAGATTAATTTGGGAAAACAAAACTGTATAGGCAtactgttttttttcccctctccaGTAAAATACTGGTTGAGCTCAGTCTTATTCCTGGTATTAAAGGGACAGTCCAGTAATATTGATTTCAATGCATGTTCCTCATCATATTTGTTGTCACGAAATTGTGATAGTATCATATTATAGACTATCATATACAAAGGCGTCACTGAACAATGACATAATGTCCAGTAGGCATAAGCAAAGATGACAAATGCAAATGTGAATACAGCACATAGAGTGTCCCCCTTACTATGTAAAGCGCTTTAAGCATCCGGACAGGCAAAATCCAATAATTCATTATAATTGGTGAAGGTCTTACCTCTGACAGAGACCCTGGCTATTTTAAAGACCTTTCCCAGGGTATTACTGGCGTGGCATGTGTAAGTCCCAATGTTCTCCCCTGTGGCCTGCTCGATGGTCAGTAAGGACCCCCCATCATTGTTCTTCAATTTCACGTTGGGAGCCCGGTGATAAGTCCAGGAGTACTCTGGCCGGGGGTTCCCATCTGAGGAGCAATTCAGCCCAGTAGGGGAACCAACATCAACTTCTGTGTCCCTCAGCTCCAGAATGTTCTGTGGTGGGACTGGAGGCACGAGAGTGACATGAGCATAATAAGACCAAAATACAACAGACGATGATATAGAAAATACAAATATGGACAGAAGACCTGGGTTCAAAGAGTATTTTACATTTTCATTAAAATACTTTGCATATTTGCTTGGGCTTGTCTGGATTGCTACATGGGTGGGGTTTGAACTTTTGGGACTATTACATTGATTCCATTGCACAGataagctcaatcaagcacagctaaaTCAATTCAAAGATGTTAAATACTATTTGTATTGTACCAAATGACCTCAGGTACAGGATAACCCTCAACAGTGCAGCTCAGGTGATAGGTTGTGTACTCAGCTATGCTGTAATATTTTGGGCATTCAATAAGTATAGTAACAGTACTGGGGAAAATGACAGAGACCTTTCAGCAGGCTGTTAAATTAACAGTACAATGAAGGCTAATAGAAAGTTATGAGAGACAAAAACACATGCAAATTGCTGTTGTGATCGTTTGGAATTTTGGATTTGTTGGAACACACTAATAGTCCGTACCTGACTACCCAAAATGCTACACCACTCCCACAGATGTTAGTTTCTCCTCCTCAATAAGTCTTGATCTGACTACCTCCCCGACGATTTGAGGAACGCAAACATATTCTAActattctgattggtcccagaaaccaatgggttgggccagagccagaacaacaCGTGGATAAAGCGGTGTTTTGAAAATTGTTCATTGGCTTTGacactctgattggttagagctGATCCAATCGCTGATTACTTTGTTTGTAGAATACCCCTCATTTTGACGTCACTACAAACGACTTCAACAATGGCAGTTTTAGATTAAACTTTGTAGCTAACATAGagcagtggaataattcagtttgaGTTGTCAGGCAATATGTCGCAGACAAAAATAATGGCTGCCTTCCCCTTTAAGATGAGCCACCACAAGCTGTCATCCAGGCAGAACTACAGTTCCCCTCAGTCAGCACTCCCCACATCCTGCCGCTAGTTGCAATGGGTGCAGCAACCAAGGACTTCACAGCTGTTTTGGCTGATGACAGTTTTGCCATTGATACAGACTACAGGCACTGCAGACTGAAGTTAACATCAAACAAAAGGGTCAATGACATCACTTTAGGATcgtttgaagaatgtgaaatgaaatAGTCCCTTAGGCCCAAAACACTTCCATTTTTCTGTTTCTACCTGGTTGCACTCACCTGTAAATTGTCCCAGGTCTGAATGAGTCGCTTgttagaaggagaggatgaaaacCAGAAGTGCTTCGGCACTCCAGGACCAACATTGAACAGCCCCGCAGGGCCACCAACcccaaaaagaaaacaaaaagactTACAGTAAACAGCAAAATGAAGAGTCTGTGATGAGAGGACAGAAGCTAGTGGTCCCTTCGGTCCCAGGTCCAGCTCTGCCTCACATCTGTACTTTACTTCATCCTCAAATCTCCTGGGGGTGATGTTAAGCGTGGAGAACACATCCACTGGGATCCTCGTGGAGTTATGAAATGTTTCAGTTTTTACAGGTTCATTCCCTTTGTACCACCTCACAACCAGGCTCCGTAAAGGAGCGACGTTCTGGATGTCACACTGCAGCTGGTACTCTGTCCCCTCCACCATGGGACCAGAGTGGCtctgaggagagatggagacgctGTCTGGAGTCTCTAGAGACAAAATAGTTATATATAGTGAGAAAAAAACTATTGTTTTCACTGACAAAACTCAGTACAAGACGCAAAAGAAAAACAACTTACTGTATAGAATGACAGGGAACTTTTCCAAACACTGCTCTCCATCTTTTTGTGTGAGGTAGCATGCAGGTTGTATTGTCCAGTCTGTCAAATTCTCCACATTCCAGATGACATAGTTGACCTCTTCTAAAGCTGTACCTCCTGATGTGGCCTCCCAGCCCATCCCCTCATAGTCTGTGGATGATGTGCTGCAGTTGACTGAGACTGAGTCTCCATATCTCACCACCAATGTGAGAGGGTTGAGCTCAATAGGACAGGCGGCATGTGTAGGCCCACCTACAGGTCAGACCACAAGCAGACATACTGTTTCTTTAAACATATAAACGATCCCAAGTCTAAGCCTAGAATGCAGAATGGTAAACTAACAAGAGGTTAAAATTAGTTGCCTTTTTCAGAAGGCAGTTTCTAATCAGTAAACAAAATATAGGAacaaaagtttacaatgtagTATATTGGACAAAGACATATTTGTTAAGACAAAAAAATGGACATTTTGTGTCATGTCACATAATCTTTACTGCGAGCATACAGATTTTATCCGCTACTACATTGCCCTCTCCTGGTTATTCCAAAACGTGTTATTGGTTCTTAGTTTATCTCTTTGGCCACTATGAAATACGATCCAGTTATTGCGGATTTTAATGCGAACCAAGGCGGCTATTGTTCTTATCCCTCTTAAAACTGGAATGTCAAATATTTTAGCGTTATCTGTGTTCCTATTCTGCTTGAAATTCTTAAATTTTTCAATA includes the following:
- the LOC139421276 gene encoding vascular cell adhesion protein 1, with translation MCEIIFSRIFLGFPLLLWMTGGPTHAACPIELNPLTLVVRYGDSVSVNCSTSSTDYEGMGWEATSGGTALEEVNYVIWNVENLTDWTIQPACYLTQKDGEQCLEKFPVILYKTPDSVSISPQSHSGPMVEGTEYQLQCDIQNVAPLRSLVVRWYKGNEPVKTETFHNSTRIPVDVFSTLNITPRRFEDEVKYRCEAELDLGPKGPLASVLSSQTLHFAVYFPPQNILELRDTEVDVGSPTGLNCSSDGNPRPEYSWTYHRAPNVKLKNNDGGSLLTIEQATGENIGTYTCHASNTLGKVFKIARVSVRGAEPVCPIKLIPESVVVKYGSPISVSCRNTTSVEEIYWTTGPEVVNDTTWSVLELLDWDIRPGCKATFQGIGRCSKPLHITVYKTPDRVSISVLRHSGPMVEGTQYQLQCDIQNIAPLQNLVVKWYKGNEPLDNVTYSNVSKTPVDVSDTLMISPSRDDDGAQYRCRAELDLGPEGPQHTVTSEPLSITVHYKPCINASRLPVRIPVFRGYPEELVCEAEGYPQPRIKWVYDPAKHVSEAGGNLTVFEAGLYNCTATNIVETSFIVVEVVLNEDYLPLIAGFVAFMVVVISVIFVFIYSIYYKNTKMGRYSLKKAKLSSTPNGNVAQNGGRDTPLPMTKLSQPNINF